In Neovison vison isolate M4711 chromosome 14, ASM_NN_V1, whole genome shotgun sequence, the following proteins share a genomic window:
- the LOC122895309 gene encoding serine protease 33-like, which translates to MELALAATLLALLPTALQQSTPLPANLSVTRVWARSLDSECGRPHVSGRILSGQDATLGEWPWQVSLREEGQHVCGGTLIAEAWVLTAAHCFDQKQLLSAYSVLLGSISSYPQAEEPQELRAVAELIIHPEYLPETSRADIALVQLASPVTYSDLILPVCLPKPGDPLDHGTWCWVTGWGNIDLSIPLPPPFTLKELSLPLIDAPTCDGYYHENSDTPIQEPIILEDMLCAGFESGQKDACGGDSGGPLVCDVGGVWVQAGVVSWGFSCGLPKRPGVYINVSTYATWIASTILGLDLHPENSSPRLAGLFFPLVLLVLGLLGDTFAPLRLA; encoded by the exons ATGGAGCTGGCCCTCGCTGCCACCCTGCTCGCCCTCCTCCCCACGGCCCTCCAGCAGAGCACTCCCCTCCCAGCCAACCTCTCTGTGACCCGTGTCTGGGCAAGAAGCCTGGACTCAG AGTGTGGACGCCCACATGTGTCAGGCCGCATCCTGTCGGGGCAGGACGCCACGCTGGGCGAGTGGCCGTGGCAGGTCAGcctgagggaggagggacagcaTGTGTGCGGGGGCACCCTGATCGCTGAGGCCTGGGTGCTGACTGCGGCCCACTGCTTCGACCA GAAGCAGCTGCTGTCTGCCTACTCCGtgctgctgggctccatctcctCCTATCCCCAGGCTGAGGAGCCCCAGGAGCTCCGAGCGGTGGCTGAACTCATCATCCACCCAGAGTACTTGCCGGAGACCAGCAGAGCGGACATCGCCCTGGTGCAGCTGGCCTCCCCTGTCACCTACAGTGACCTCATCCTTCCGGTCTGTCTTCCCAAACCCGGAGACCCCCTGGATCATGGCACCTGGTGCTGGGTCACCGGCTGGGGGAACATCGACTTGAGTATAC cgCTGCCCCCGCCCTTCACCCTGAAGGAGCTGTCCCTGCCCCTCATCGATGCCCCAACCTGTGACGGCTACTACCACGAGAACTCGGACACCCCCATCCAGGAGCCCATCATCCTCGAGGACATGCTCTGTGCCGGCTTCGAGAGTGGCCAGAAAGATGCCTGCGGG GGTGACTCCGGGGGACCCCTGGTCTGCGACGTTGGTGGAGTCTGGGTCCAGGCAGGCGTGGTAAGCTGGGGCTTTTCCTGCGGACTTCCAAAAAGGCCGGGAGTCTACATCAACGTCAGCACGTACGCCACCTGGATTGCCAGCACCATCCTGGGCTTGGACCTACACCCCGAAAACTCTTCTCCACGTCTTGCCGGGCTCTTCTTCCCACTGGTGCTGCTGGttctggggctgctgggggacACGTTTGCCCCCCTGAGGCTGGCCTAA
- the LOC122895310 gene encoding serine protease 33-like, producing MRGASCLRVLVLLLLGAAGTATRESAACGQPQVSSRIVGGRDARVGQWPWQASIQHRGEHVCGGSLIAPQWVLTAAHCFPRPTLPSEYRVLLGALRLVPASPRALSEPVRRVLLPPDFSEDGARGDLALLQLRRPVPLSARVQPVCLPEPGARPPTGTPCWVTGWGSLYPGVPLPDWRPLQGVRVPLLDRRTCDHLYHVGTDVPGTERIVLPGSLCAGYVQGRKDACQGDSGGPLTCMRAGRWVLVGVVSWGKSCALPNRPGVYTNVATYSPWIQACLSL from the exons ATGAGGGGGGCTTCCTGCCTCAGGGTCTTGGTCCTACTGCTGCTGG GAGCTGCTGGGACAGCGACTCGGGAGTCTGCAG CCTGCGGGCAGCCCCAGGTGTCGAGTCGGATCGTAGGAGGCCGGGACGCCCGGGTTGGACAGTGGCCGTGGCAGGCGAGCATCCAGCACCGCGGGGAGCACGTGTGCGGGGGTTCGCTCATCGCCCCGCAGTGGGTGCTGACCGCGGCGCACTGCTTCCCCAG GCCGACGCTGCCGTCCGAGTACCGCGTGCTTCTGGGGGCGCTGCGCCTGGTCCCCGCCTCGCCCCGCGCTCTCTCGGAGCCCGTGCGCAGGGTGCTCCTGCCCCCCGACTTCTCCGAGGACGGCGCCCGCGGCGACCTGGCGCTGCTGCAGCTGCGCCGCCCGGTGCCCCTGAGCGCCCGCGTCCAGCCCGTGTGCCTGCCCGAGCCCGGGGCCCGCCCGCCCACCGGCACACCATGCTGGGTCACCGGCTGGGGCAGCCTGTACCCGGGAG TGCCACTTCCAGACTGGCGACCTCTGCAGGGAGTGAGGGTGCCACTGCTGGACAGGCGCACCTGTGACCATCTGTACCACGTGGGCACCgacgtgccaggcactgagcgCATCGTGCTGCCGGGAAGCCTGTGTGCGGGCTACGTCCAGGGCCGCAAAGATGCCTGTCAG GGTGACTCTGGGGGACCCCTGACCTGCATGAGAGCTGGGCGCTGGGTTCTGGTGGGCGTGGTGAGCTGGGGCAAGAGCTGTGCCCTGCCCAACCGTCCAGGCGTCTACACCAATGTGGCCACTTACAGCCCCTGGATTCAGGCTTGCCTTAGCCTCTAA